The Geminicoccus roseus DSM 18922 DNA window GCCACGGCGACCGAAGCCGTTCCGGGGCGGCGACCGAGCGGTCGCTTGTCGATCAGCGTGGCACCCAGCTTCGGCCTGCGGTGGCTGATCCCAAATCTTCCCCGCTTCGGGGCGCAGCACCCTCATATCGAGGTGACGGTGGATACCTCGCACCGCCAGATCGAGTTCCCGCGCGACGGGATGGATCTGGCCATTCGCATGGGCCGGGGTGACTGGCCGGATCTCCATGCTAGCTGCCTGATTGTCGAGGCGCTCGTGCCGGTCTGCGCGCCCGCAGTGGCAGGCAGGATCGCAACGGCAACCGATCTGACGCGGCAGACGCTGCTACACGTCACGAATATATCTGAAGACTGGGCGCAATGGGCTCGTCTGGCAGGGGTGGATGGGCTGGATCTCAGCCGGGGACTGCGCTTCGACACTATCCATATGGCCATGGAAGCCGCAGCGCAGGGGCTGGGTGTTGCCATCGGACGCCTGCCGCTGATCGCGATGGACTTGGCTACCGGCCGTCTGGTTCCCGTTCTTGCACCGGCGCGGCGCGGCCGGACCGGATACTGGCTGACGACCAGCCGGGAGGCTCTGACCCGTCCCGAGGTCGCCGTCTTCCGGAACTGGATCCGCGCCGAGCTAAAGGAGACGGCATCGCCCGTGCTACCTCAGCGTCCGGCATAGGCCGATGGAGGGGCAAGGTGGCGATGCCGTCCACAAATCTCGCAGAAAATTGAATTCAGCTTGAACAGTGCCCCATGACTGGCTGATGCGTCACTCTTCCGGCGTCGAGCTCGAGCCGTGGAGGACAGTAGTCTTCTCAAGGTGGTCCAAAGGAGCGTTTCGACTGGGTTCGATCTACAATCTGACGTTCGATCTCGTCCGTGAGCTTCTTTCCATTGCGCGAGATGAGGTCGGCGGCCTCTCGGTCCCGCCGCCGCTCGGCGCGGGAAGCGAGACCATCTACGGCCCAGCGGATCGAACCCCGCAGGACCCTGATGAGCCAGTTCCGCTCACACCGTTGCTCCGCCGGAGGCTGCACGCTCCCGGTGTTCTCGCAGATCGCGCCCCGCGGCTGATCGATTCTGCGTCCGGGGAAGGCAGGCTGATTCGGCCAAACCGGGTCGCGGTCCCGGTAGCCCTGTGCCTGGGATGCGGCTTCGCACGCTTCGATGGACATGCGACCAGACCTTCTCGCGTTGCGCCAGTGGATACTGCGGCGCAGACCAAAGGCTGCCGCTCCCGGTCTTCGCCGGCAAACGCGAACAATTTGTGCGCGGGTGAATCCCGCTCATGCAGCGGCCGGTCAGGCCGGATCAGCCTGCCCTGCCTGGATGCAGGATGACTTTTGTGGAACGGATATGTTCAGCGAGCGCTGAATCAGGAGCGGGTCGGCCAAAACGAGAGGCTCCATCAGTTCCCCGCTCGGCAGAAGCGGTCGACCTCTTCCGGCGTACCCAGTGGGACGAAGCCCTTCAGGGACAGCATGATGGCCTTCATGCGTGGCCCCCGTTGCGGCCATCGCTGTTGGACGCTGTCGACTGCAAACACGGGCCCGCGACGGTGACGGACTGTGACACGCTGCGGGCGGACGGGGGGTGACGGTGCGGCTGGAGGACCTCGCTGTTTCAAAGCGCATCGAGCAAAGCCTTGGCCTCCTGCAAGGTCGGCGTGTCGAAGCCCTCGGTGAACCAGCTGTAGACCGGGGCGAGGACGTCATGCGTTTGGCGACGATCGCCCTGCCGCGCCCAATGCCTCGCCACCGTGGTGGCGGCCCGCAGCTCCCACCACTTGCCGCCCTGCTGCTGAGCCACCGCGATGGCCTTAGGCAAAGAGATCTCGGTTTCGGCGGAAGGGTCCTGGGTAAGCGCCAGCAGGACTTCCCCCTTAAGCCGATGGAGTTCGGCCTCAACCAGTGCTCATCGAGACGTTCGACCGCCGCCAACGCGTCGTCGACCAGCTGCAGCGCCTCTGCAGGAGCGCCAACTCCTGATTGCGGCCGAGCATTGGCAGCAGCTGAGCCGGGCGGTGGGCGTCGAAGCGGCTGCCGGGGGCGAAGCCCTTGTGCTGGGTCGCGCCGAATGGACATAGCACGAACATTTCGCCTACGAGGTGACGTGTGCCGTCCGCCACCACCACCGCGCCTGGAGCAGCTGCCTCCTGTAGCCGTGCGGCCAGGTTCGGGTTTTCGCCGATGACCGCCTCCTCCTGCGCAGCACCCTCGCCAACCAGATCGCCCACCACCACGAGCCCGGTCGCGATCCCGACTCGCGCTGCGAGCGCTTCACCGGTAGGGCTCGCCAATCGTAGGACGGCCGCGGCGATGTCGAGCCCGGCGTAAACCGCCCGCTCGGCCTCATCCTCCTGTGCCCGCGGCCATCCAAAGTAGGCGAGCACGCCGTCGCCCATCAGCTTGGCGATGTGGCCGCCGTAGCGCGCCACCGCGCCCGCCACTACGTCCTGATATGTGCGGAGAACCTCGCGCATCTCCTCGGGATCGAGGCAGGCTGAAAGCGCGGTCGAGCCGACTAGGTCGACGAACATCACTGTCAGATGGCGCCTTTCGGCCGCGCTCGCCCGAGATGTGGCTGGCGCCTCCGCGGCGTCGCGCACACGCAGGTCGGCGATCGCGTTGAGCAACTTGCGGCGGTGGCCGATCGACGAGATGCCAAGGTCGGCAACGTCCTCGGACGTGAGTTGGGGTAGGATCTCCGCATCGATGTCGTTGGCACGGAACGTCGGCGCGTACCGTTTCAGGCCCAACCCTTCGAGCCAGGCCGTAACGTCCATGTCTCCCCCAGGTCAGCGGCTTAGAGTATCCTTCAAAAGCTACCCGTTACTGCGCCGGAGCGCGTTATGGAACGTTACTGACTGAAAGATCACAAATGGTCCCAGCTCAAGTCTCACCTGCCATTCAAGTTGCGCTCTGGACGGTCTGAACAGCCCCGGCTTTGCCGTACAACCGGGTGATACAGCGCAGGGAGGATAGGGATCATATGACGGTCATGCCTTTAGTCGACGAATTAGCCTCTTCGCGATCAGCGGTTGGTCATCGCTGTCTCGCGAGTTGCAGGATCTCGATATCCCGGAGACCCATCGTCGGTTCCACGATCGAAAGTAGACAAGTCTCTGGCCTGACGAACAGGTCACGGTAGCCCTGCCCGCTGGAGGCCGTTTGTGAGCCGCTTCCTGTGGTTCGGCTGGGCATAGGACGCAGCGAAATCCTCAGCCGCAAACAACGGGTTTAGCCGTATCACCCTTGCCGCTGCTTCTCGTGCCTGCGTTTTCAATCCGAGTTCCGCATAGGTGGCCGTCAGTACCGCCCATGCCGCTACTCGATCTGGCTTTCGGGTGAGGTTTTGCTCCAGGATATCCACTGCATCCTGCAGGCGACCCGCGAGGTAGTAGACGGTGCCCAGGTCCATCCATGCAGGATCATTAAACGGGTCGAAGGAGAGAACGGTCTCATACTCGTGGATTCCTTCGTCGAGACGGCCTCTGTCTATGTGGACTCCCGCGAGCAGGGCACGAACCTCAGGATCGCCGGGGTTGAGCTTGACGGCCTGATCGATTTCAGCTTCCGCCAGATCCCACTGGCGCTGAAACCCATATGCCAAGCTGAGCAGGGCGTGGCTCCTTGCGTCGTCGTTGTCGAGTTCGACGGCCTTTCGCGCCATCTCCTCAGCACGCTCGAGCGCCTGTGCTGGCCATTCGGTCCAGCCAAAAAGCGCTGCGTCCAAATAGGCACGGCCGAGGCCGGCCTGGGCGGCTGCGTACCTTGGGTCCAGCTCAAAGGCCTGCTGGAAGAGCTTACGAGCTTGGGCGTTGGAGGTACGGGTGCGTTGCGCCAGCTGCTCATGGCCACGCAGGACATAGTCGTAGGCCGCAAGATCTCCTGGCGGCTTGGCCAAAGCCCGCTCCTGCTCGACCCGGGTCACCCTCACCGCGAGCATCCTGACTAGGCGCTGCACGATGGCGTCCTGCACGGCAAAGACATCGGTCAGGTCTTCATCATACCGCTCCGACCAGAGAAGGAGCCCATCGCGAGTATTCATGAGCTGGATGCCCACCCGGACGCGGTCACCAGCCCGGCGGACGCTGCCTTCAACC harbors:
- a CDS encoding adenylate/guanylate cyclase domain-containing protein — protein: MDVTAWLEGLGLKRYAPTFRANDIDAEILPQLTSEDVADLGISSIGHRRKLLNAIADLRVRDAAEAPATSRASAAERRHLTVMFVDLVGSTALSACLDPEEMREVLRTYQDVVAGAVARYGGHIAKLMGDGVLAYFGWPRAQEDEAERAVYAGLDIAAAVLRLASPTGEALAARVGIATGLVVVGDLVGEGAAQEEAVIGENPNLAARLQEAAAPGAVVVADGTRHLVGEMFVLCPFGATQHKGFAPGSRFDAHRPAQLLPMLGRNQELALLQRRCSWSTTRWRRSNVSMSTG
- the gcvA gene encoding transcriptional regulator GcvA — encoded protein: MPYRLPPLNGLRLFEAAGRHLSFKLAAEELCLTPSAVSHGIHSLEEWLGVSLFVRGHRGLVMTVAGAAYLPRVREALELLATATEAVPGRRPSGRLSISVAPSFGLRWLIPNLPRFGAQHPHIEVTVDTSHRQIEFPRDGMDLAIRMGRGDWPDLHASCLIVEALVPVCAPAVAGRIATATDLTRQTLLHVTNISEDWAQWARLAGVDGLDLSRGLRFDTIHMAMEAAAQGLGVAIGRLPLIAMDLATGRLVPVLAPARRGRTGYWLTTSREALTRPEVAVFRNWIRAELKETASPVLPQRPA